From the genome of uncultured Bacteroides sp.:
ATCATATTCGAATCAAACTTTGAGTCATTAAATACTTTAAAGTTTCCGTTCCACTGCGCACCACCCAATAATACAACATGATTTTTATCAACTTCGCGTATTGCCTTTACTGCCAATTTATAGAGAGGTTCAAGTTGCGCATTTAATTCCTCCATATTATTAAAATAAGGAGCAATAGGTTCATTCAACAAGTCATAACCTAAAATTACCGGTTCATTTTTATATCTGGCAGCTATTTTTTTCCATATTTCACAAAACTGTTGCTGACTTTCTTTACTGGAGAAAAGCCATGGATAGCCATAACTATCATCTATATTATCACCAGTTTGTCCACCCGGAGCATCATGCATATCAAGAATAATATATAAACCGGCATCTCTGCACCAACTTATCAAAGAATCTATTCTGGCAAATCCATCCTGATCTTTACTTAATCCCATATAATCTTCATCAGTAAACAACTTATAATGGAATGGTAAACGAATAGAATTCATCCCAGTTTCCTTGATATAATTAATATCCTCCCGGGTTACATAATTGTCTTTAAAATCTTTCCAGAATTGATTAACAACATCCGGCCCTACCATTTCACGAAGAGCCTGATCAATTAACCTTGCAGAGCTAACTTCTTTAAATGAAAACATATATCCTTCCGGATTCAACCAATTGCCAAGATTTATTCCCTTAATAAGAAATGCTTCTCCATTTGGTTTCTTTAGATTCTGTCCTTCAACTTTAATAAAAGAATTAGAGGAAAGATCATGCATTGTTTTAGGTTGACAACCAACCAATACTAGCAACAAAAAGAAAAAAGAAACTATATTTTTCATTTTATTCTACTACTTTAAAATCGGCAGAAATACCTTCCTGACTATTTGTTCCCACCCAAAGAGTAAAATCACCGGGTTCAACTACCTTTTTCATATCTATATTCCAGAAAGCAAGTTCCTCAACCGGAAGCGTAAAAGAGATATTCTTTGTCTCTCCTGGTTTAAGTGTAACACGGGTAAAGCGCTTTAATTCTTTCACCGGACGAGTTACCGAACCCACTTTATCCCGAACATATAGCTGAGCCACTTCTGTTCCTTCATATTTCCCGGTATTCTTTAAATCGAAAGTAACTTCTATCTGACCTTTAGGAGTAAATTCTGTTGCAGAAAGTTTTAGATTATTATACTGAAAAGTGGTATATGAAAGACCGTATCCAAAAGGGAATAAAGGATCGAAACCTGCATCCATATAGAAAGATGTACAGCCCAAAGATGTCTGTCCGGCTCCAACCTCAATATTATCGAGTAATGTTTCTTTTTTTGTAGCAGGACGACCCGTATTGTTGTGATTGTAATACAGCGGTATTTGTCCCACTTCCTTCGGGAAAGTTACAGGAGTTTTTCCACTAGGAACAGATTTGCCGAAAAGAAGATCAGCAATAGCCGGTCCGCCCATTGTTCCCGGATGGAAAGAATAAAGAACAGAATTAGACATTTCAACTTCTTTTCCAATAGTAAGAGGTCTTCCAGCCA
Proteins encoded in this window:
- a CDS encoding glycoside hydrolase family 5 protein, which encodes MKNIVSFFFLLLVLVGCQPKTMHDLSSNSFIKVEGQNLKKPNGEAFLIKGINLGNWLNPEGYMFSFKEVSSARLIDQALREMVGPDVVNQFWKDFKDNYVTREDINYIKETGMNSIRLPFHYKLFTDEDYMGLSKDQDGFARIDSLISWCRDAGLYIILDMHDAPGGQTGDNIDDSYGYPWLFSSKESQQQFCEIWKKIAARYKNEPVILGYDLLNEPIAPYFNNMEELNAQLEPLYKLAVKAIREVDKNHVVLLGGAQWNGNFKVFNDSKFDSNMMYTCHRYWCDTLQTNLQDLIDFRNKVNLPLYMGETGENTDAWVNAFRSLMEKNNMGWHFWPYKKLKTSSCMVKIKEPENWDMIIKYTEQPRGNFNQIREARPDQELVKKALIEFIQNCRFKSCTKNEGYIKALGMKP